The Nitrospirota bacterium genome has a segment encoding these proteins:
- a CDS encoding substrate-binding domain-containing protein, which translates to MGEKNKAEPIENVENRLRGLRTGRGLSQGELARMAGVTRQAICAIEGGQYLPTTAVALRLATALNCRVEDLFSLISSGEVVEGELIGGESVPARTRVKVARVGGRYLVRPVSWLGEVLNFTVAADGLTREAVDQHRGGGRKPGPVKVELLRDRRGVEEELVVGGCDPAIFLAGEYFRRRDQRGSVVGWTMGSVAALEALKREEIHVAGLHIVDEKSGESNLPYIRRHMKGQEVRVVTFAAWEEGLLVRAGNPKGIRSVADLARKDVTLVNREPGAGARLLLDRRLAMAGIPSAQVNGYQRIARSHLEVGRLVAEGLADAGMGVRSAARFLGLDFIPLQEERYDLVVPAKYLTVHPGLAVLLDTIVSRPFRREMEAMGGYDTRETGKVREL; encoded by the coding sequence ATGGGGGAGAAAAACAAGGCGGAGCCGATCGAAAACGTTGAGAATCGCCTCCGGGGGCTGCGGACCGGGCGCGGGCTCTCCCAGGGGGAGCTTGCTCGTATGGCCGGCGTGACCCGGCAGGCGATCTGCGCGATCGAAGGCGGGCAGTATCTGCCCACCACGGCCGTCGCGCTCCGGCTGGCCACCGCGCTCAATTGTCGGGTCGAGGACCTCTTCAGCCTGATCTCGTCCGGTGAGGTGGTGGAGGGAGAACTGATCGGGGGCGAGTCGGTGCCGGCACGGACTCGCGTCAAGGTGGCACGGGTGGGGGGGCGGTACCTGGTCCGTCCGGTTTCCTGGCTCGGCGAAGTCCTGAATTTCACGGTTGCCGCGGACGGACTGACCAGAGAGGCGGTGGATCAACACAGGGGGGGCGGGAGGAAGCCCGGCCCTGTGAAGGTCGAGCTGCTCCGGGATCGTCGGGGCGTGGAGGAGGAACTGGTCGTCGGCGGGTGCGACCCCGCCATCTTCCTGGCCGGGGAGTATTTCCGTCGCCGGGATCAGCGCGGCTCCGTGGTCGGCTGGACGATGGGGAGCGTGGCTGCTCTTGAGGCGCTCAAGCGGGAAGAGATCCACGTGGCCGGCCTCCACATCGTGGATGAGAAGTCCGGGGAAAGCAACCTGCCGTACATCCGGCGGCACATGAAGGGGCAGGAGGTCAGGGTCGTGACCTTCGCAGCCTGGGAGGAGGGCTTGCTGGTCCGGGCGGGAAATCCCAAGGGCATCCGTTCGGTGGCTGACCTGGCCAGGAAGGACGTGACGTTGGTCAATCGCGAGCCGGGAGCCGGCGCCCGGCTGCTTTTGGATCGGCGGTTGGCGATGGCCGGCATTCCATCCGCTCAAGTCAACGGCTATCAGCGGATCGCACGGTCGCACCTGGAGGTGGGACGGTTGGTTGCCGAAGGGTTGGCCGACGCGGGCATGGGGGTCCGATCGGCGGCCCGGTTCTTGGGTCTGGATTTCATCCCGTTGCAGGAAGAACGGTACGATCTGGTGGTTCCGGCCAAGTATCTCACGGTCCATCCCGGCCTCGCCGTCTTGCTGGACACCATCGTGAGCCGGCCCTTCCGCCGCGAAATGGAGGCGATGGGCGGTTACGATACGAGAGAAACCGGGAAGGTGCGGGAATTGTGA